The following nucleotide sequence is from Vicinamibacteria bacterium.
CATCGATGCGGTCGATGACCTCCACCACTCCGGAGGTGTCGGCTGCGATCCGCAGGGCGCTGGCTTCGGCCTCCTGCGAAGGAAGCGTGCCCGTCAAAGTGACCCGTCCATCGTCGGAATCGACGTCGAGCTCGAAGCTCGACACACTCTTCGAGAGTCCGAGGGCGGCTTTGACTTTGGTCGTCGTGACAGCGTCCAGCGACGTATCCCGCATTCTTTGCACCGCGTCACCCAAGTTTTCGGCTACGGCATTTCCGTCACGTTCCAGACTGTCGGTGGACCGCCGACGAGGATTCGCGAAATATAGGACCCCAATGATGACAACGAGCACCAACAGAAGTGCCATGACCAGGACCCCGGTCACAGAACCCCCGCGTTTGTTTCCACTTACTCATGATTCCTCCTTGAATTGGAAGCCTGGCGGAGACGCTGACCTCTCGGAAAACTGGCCGAGCGAAACACCGCATTTGGATTCCAGATCGTCTCGGTGCAACCGCCGTGCCAAGTGCAGCCAGACTCGCTTTCCGGTGAGAACGTGGGGAGTTCTCTCGTATGGCGGGTCCGAGAGGAAGAAGCCTCCGGCACTTCTTACACCAAGAGGCGGCCTCCGGTGCCGCGGCTTGCGCACGCCTTAGGGTCGAACGAGTCGCCATATACTC
It contains:
- a CDS encoding BON domain-containing protein, giving the protein MALLLVLVVIIGVLYFANPRRRSTDSLERDGNAVAENLGDAVQRMRDTSLDAVTTTKVKAALGLSKSVSSFELDVDSDDGRVTLTGTLPSQEAEASALRIAADTSGVVEVIDRIDVAPGVESTSARSDLVDRLIDAELKVTIYETLLDVENMDVRRIRVLVDGGAVTLTGIAPDVRQKELAAGVVAGIEGVRLVVDHLKVAVPASADALP